In Hallerella succinigenes, the following are encoded in one genomic region:
- a CDS encoding RHS repeat-associated core domain-containing protein, with the protein MLLISSGYRKNGLAYFPVTDVQGNIRGYANTSGVQSAYAYYPYGTLIDLAHDDAEDSRRWQSKEFDSDLNKYYFGARFYDPLFGLWLTPDPAGQFANPYTYGGDPLNYIDPNGESVTAAIIVGAAIGAAVGGTVSAVNCSGANEVGCGKAIAQGAAVGAVAGAASGGVGSAVSGLATGAAGVLMESGSAAAFAGGAVGGAAGSAAGYTSSYFLNNTLGNRSEWSWWGRNGFLAQVGIGAVLGGTLSEIRFQTDVNYQWSVYEETYSFGKRFDFLNRVANYIGNEEGLALGTISVDMTQEYFRVESATSKTGFVDAEGATDNLGNIKIAKSATTSAANFYETIAHEGLHQKFNYMGSGNMGLMFNNSIDAEEALVRDRLLDHKFNKFWPNERAKEIADLKTFIERKSTSKQTIKTLETFGNRRRLYNILLETQRR; encoded by the coding sequence ATGCTTTTGATTAGTAGTGGCTATCGCAAAAATGGCTTGGCCTATTTCCCTGTGACGGATGTCCAGGGCAATATCAGGGGCTATGCAAATACATCTGGAGTCCAGAGCGCATACGCCTATTACCCATACGGGACACTAATTGACTTGGCTCATGACGATGCTGAAGATTCAAGACGCTGGCAGTCCAAGGAATTTGATTCCGACTTGAACAAGTATTACTTCGGCGCACGATTCTATGACCCGCTCTTTGGACTATGGCTTACGCCGGACCCTGCCGGACAGTTTGCGAACCCCTATACTTACGGTGGTGACCCGCTAAACTACATTGACCCAAACGGGGAAAGCGTAACCGCGGCCATCATTGTGGGGGCCGCTATAGGAGCCGCTGTTGGCGGAACAGTTTCGGCGGTGAATTGCAGCGGGGCAAATGAAGTGGGGTGTGGAAAAGCGATAGCACAAGGTGCAGCTGTGGGGGCCGTTGCTGGAGCAGCTAGTGGAGGGGTCGGAAGCGCAGTCAGTGGCTTGGCTACGGGTGCTGCAGGAGTTCTTATGGAATCTGGTTCAGCTGCGGCTTTTGCTGGTGGTGCTGTTGGTGGTGCAGCAGGTTCTGCTGCTGGTTATACATCAAGTTATTTTTTGAATAACACTTTGGGGAATCGTTCCGAATGGAGTTGGTGGGGGCGGAATGGTTTTCTAGCACAAGTAGGCATTGGAGCAGTTTTAGGAGGAACGCTGAGTGAAATTCGTTTTCAAACAGATGTCAATTATCAATGGAGTGTATACGAGGAAACATATAGTTTTGGCAAACGTTTTGATTTCTTAAATCGAGTTGCCAATTATATAGGAAATGAAGAAGGTCTAGCTTTAGGAACGATATCTGTGGATATGACACAGGAATATTTTCGGGTAGAAAGTGCTACCAGCAAAACCGGATTTGTAGATGCAGAGGGAGCGACTGATAATTTGGGCAATATAAAAATTGCAAAATCAGCCACCACATCAGCGGCGAATTTTTATGAAACTATTGCGCATGAAGGTCTTCACCAAAAATTTAATTATATGGGATCTGGTAATATGGGACTGATGTTTAATAATAGTATTGATGCCGAAGAAGCCCTAGTAAGAGATCGTTTATTAGATCATAAGTTTAATAAATTCTGGCCTAATGAACGTGCGAAAGAAATCGCTGATTTAAAAACATTTATTGAAAGAAAATCAACAAGCAAACAAACAATAAAAACTTTAGAAACTTTTGGAAACCGAAGGCGCTTGTACAATATTCTTTTGGAGACGCAGCGAAGATGA